The window CCTCGCCGGCCGGCCGCCATCGCAACGTCGTCGAGCGGCGGGAAACGCGGGACCAGTTCAAGGACGGCATGTGGCGCGTCAAGGATCATGAGGCGCGGACCATCTGGATGCCCGGGGCCGGCGACGATCCAGATCCGAGGCCGATGCAGCGCATCCGCCCGCTGCTGCCGTCCAAAACCGCGGGTCGGTTCGTCCTCGGCGGCCACCATACGCTGCATCGCGACGCGATTTCAGCGGCGGTGGAGCGGGTGCTCCACCGAATCGATGCCGCTCTCACCACCCACTGTCTGCGGCACAGCTTTGCGACGTCGCTCATCGGGCGCGGCGTCAATGTGGTGCGTGTGAAGGAGTTGATGGGGCACAGCGACCTGAAGACGACGCTGGTGTACACACACCTACCACGCCGCGGCGATCCCGACGACCTGCTCGATCACCTGTAGGCCTATCATCTGGTCGTTGGAGTCAAACGCAAGACCTATCCGGGCTCCTCGTTGCGCTCGGGCGGGAATGGCCCATCTGCGGTCCCTATTGTGTGGTGGGGGCACCGGTCAACGACGAGGAGGGTTCCACATGAGTAGCGAGCAGAACATCGATATAACCGTGGTCGTGTCGGGGCAAGCCGAGCGGCTAAAAATCAATGTGCATCAGACGCTTGAGCAACTTGTCCGGGATGCGCTTCAGAGGAGTGGCAACCAGGGGCAGCCACCGTCGGACTGGGAGCTAAGGACGGAGAACGGCACCTTGCTCAACCAGAGCTTGACGGTCGCGGCCGCCGGCCTCAAGGATGGGATGACGCTGTTCCTCAGCCCGAAGGCCGGCGCCGGCGGGTAGGAACGGCTGATGGTCCTTGTTGCACCGGAGGTCACGCGGCGGAAGGTCGAGCGGGAACTCAATCTTTGGCGTGAGAACGAGGAAATCTATCGCCGCCGCGGGTGGATCCTCCTCGGCCACCACGACCAAGAAGTCGACGTGGGTTTCCTCGGACAGCTTCCGCTCGGCGCCCGGCCGATCCCGGTCATGGCCGCCTGCGTGAGGATCGACTTCACCAACTTCGATCTTTGGGCTCCATCGGTCGAATTTATCGACCCCATGACCGGCGAGTATACCCCGCCGATCGTGCAGGCGCTCGTCGAAACTGACGAGGGGCCGCGCAATCTCATCGTCTTCAGCCACCCGGACACGAACCGGCCGTTCTTCTGCGTCCCCGGCATCCGCCAATACCACGAACACCCGCAGCACTCCGGCGACTCCTGGTTCCTGCACCGCAACACGGGCGAGGGCAGCTTGGCGACGATCTGCGATCGCGTGTGGCGTGCTATGGCGCGAAACCTTCTCGGCATCCATCTCGAGATGCAGACGGTGCCGGGGCAGCTAAAGCTCCAACTCCGCCTCCAGAACGCGCCGGGCGAGGTGGTACCAGTATTGTGGGAGAACATCAGGCAGGCTCAGCAGGCGACGCGCGTTGCCCAGGCGGGCGGCGTTGTAGGTCAACCCATCCCGCCGGAAATCCTCGCCATGCTCGGGATCGGTTCCCCGCCACAGGTGCCAAAGTGACGCTCGAAGGCGTCCGCGAGTTCATCGTCCCACTGCAGCTCCTCGATCAGGTCCTCGAAGCGCTCCAGGAGGCTGGACGCCACGGCTACGAGGCGTTCATCCTGCTGGGCGGTCACCTCGTTGGGGAGAAGCGCTTCGAGTTCCTGTCCGTGTACTTGCCTGAGCAGAAGACCAGTCGGGGTGCGGAGGGATTACTCATCGTCGTCGACGGCGATGCGCTTTTCCGCGCCAATCGCGCCTTCTACCGGCGTGGCCAAATCCTCGGCGCTCAGATCCACAGCCACCCAGCCTCTGCCTACCACTCGTCGACCGATGATACCTATCCGCTAGTGACCCTATTGGGCGGTCTATCGGGCGTTGTCCCTGATTTCGGCGAGGGCGGGCGTGCTCGGCTAGACTACTGGGCCTGGTACCGGCTGGTGGGGGTTGGACAGTGGGCGCCAATTGGCGATGAAACAAGGATCACGTTTCGATGAGCCTTCCCCGCTTCCTTGACCGCGTCGTCGATGCGGCCGCGCCGGTGCTCGGTGGGATTGATCGCTCAGCAATGCGGGCCAAGCTCGAGAGTTCCTCGATCGCGCTCGTTGCTGGTGACAAGGCCGCTGAAGGCGCGGGCCGCGCCGGCTTCCTTCTCGCGGCGAACCTCGCCGCGCGGATTTACCCACGCATCTGTCTTCGCGGTCCCAACGAGCTGATACGCGCAGCCGAGAGTGAAATCATCCTCATCAACCCGCGCGCCGATATGACCGGCGGCAACGATACGACTACACCGACGCTGTCGTACGAGACCGTCGCCGACGCGGACGCGGCCGTATCAGTTTTCGCCCGCGGTTGGAATGTTTACGTTGATACTACCCCTGATGACCATACTCCAGCCGCAGCCTCGGCGGCGCTCGCCGCGGCGGCGTTCGGGATGGGGGATCTCTTCCGCCTCGTTTTCGCCGCGGAACTAGG of the bacterium genome contains:
- a CDS encoding DUF2604 domain-containing protein gives rise to the protein MSSEQNIDITVVVSGQAERLKINVHQTLEQLVRDALQRSGNQGQPPSDWELRTENGTLLNQSLTVAAAGLKDGMTLFLSPKAGAGG
- a CDS encoding putative metal-binding protein, producing the protein MVLVAPEVTRRKVERELNLWRENEEIYRRRGWILLGHHDQEVDVGFLGQLPLGARPIPVMAACVRIDFTNFDLWAPSVEFIDPMTGEYTPPIVQALVETDEGPRNLIVFSHPDTNRPFFCVPGIRQYHEHPQHSGDSWFLHRNTGEGSLATICDRVWRAMARNLLGIHLEMQTVPGQLKLQLRLQNAPGEVVPVLWENIRQAQQATRVAQAGGVVGQPIPPEILAMLGIGSPPQVPK